A genomic region of Trifolium pratense cultivar HEN17-A07 linkage group LG3, ARS_RC_1.1, whole genome shotgun sequence contains the following coding sequences:
- the LOC123913577 gene encoding non-specific phospholipase C1, with the protein MNLRRLPFSLFLFLYLLLSPTAADQTLHRKKHKISGPIKTVVVIVMENRSFDHVLGWLKSTRPDIDGLTGTESNPIKVSDPSSPKIPVSNDAVFIDSDPGHSFQAIREQIFGSNESSANPAPMNGFAQQAEQTLKGSSKSVMSGFKPELLPVYTKLANEFTVFDKWFASVPASTQPNRFYVHSATSHGAMSNVKKNLIHGFPQRTIFDSLNDNGINFGIYYQNIPATLFFKSLRKLKNTVKFHSYGLKFKTHAMKGKLPNYVVVEQRYFDIKLSPANDDHPSHDVAVGQRFVKEVYEILRKSPQWKEMAILITYDEHGGFYDHVPTPVEGVPNPDGIIGPAPYYFRFDRLGVRVPTFLISPWIDKGTVIHRPDGPTPYSQYEHSSIPATVKKLFNLKSNFLTKRDAWAGTFEKYFYIRDTPRDDCPETLPEVDTALRPFGAKEDSSLSEFQMELIQLASQLNGDYVLNSYPNIGKRMTVKEANRYAEDAVKRFLEAGKAALKAGANESAIVTMRPSLTSRVPVESY; encoded by the exons ATGAATCTCCGGCGACTCCCTTTCTCTCTTTTCCTCTTCCTCTACCTCCTCCTCTCCCCCACCGCCGCCGACCAAACCCTCCACCGCAAAAAACACAAAATCTCCGGCCCAATCAAAACCGTAGTAGTCATCGTCATGGAAAATCGTTCCTTCGACCACGTCCTCGGTTGGCTCAAATCAACCCGACCCGACATTGACGGACTAACCGGAACCGAATCAAATCCAATCAAAGTCTCAGACCCTTCTTCCCCCAAAATCCCCGTCTCAAACGACGCCGTTTTCATCGACTCCGATCCCGGTCACTCATTTCAAGCCATACGAGAACAAATATTCGGATCCAATGAAAGCTCCGCTAACCCGGCTCCAATGAACGGTTTCGCTCAACAAGCCGAACAAACTCTAAAAGGAAGTTCGAAATCCGTTATGTCTGGGTTCAAACCGGAGCTTCTTCCGGTTTACACAAAACTCGCTAACGAATTCACGGTTTTCGATAAATGGTTCGCTTCGGTTCCCGCTTCAACTCAACCGAACCGGTTTTACGTTCATTCCGCTACTTCTCACGGTGCTATGAGTAACGTTAAGAAGAATCTCATCCATGGTTTTCCTCAACGCACAATTTTCGATTCTCTTAACGATAACGGTATCAATTTCGGTATATATTACCAAAATATCCCTGCAACACTATTTTTCAAAAGCTTGAGAAAATTGAAGAACACTGTGAAGTTTCATAGCTATGGTTTGAAGTTTAAGACACATGCTATGAAAGGGAAGTTACCTAATTATGTGGTGGTTGAGCAGCGTTACTTCGATATCAAGTTATCTCCGGCGAATGATGATCATCCTTCGCATGATGTGGCTGTTGGACAGAGATTTGTGAAGGAAGTTTATGAGATATTGAGGAAAAGTCCTCAGTGGAAAGAAATGGCGATTTTGATTACTTATGATGAACATGGTGGGTTTTATGATCATGTTCCTACACCTGTTGAAGGTGTTCCTAATCCTGATGGGATTATTGGACCTGCTCCGTATTATTTTAGGTTTGATAGGTTGGGTGTTCGTGTTCCGACTTTTCTTATTTCTCCTTGGATTGATAAGGGTACAG TGATTCATAGACCTGATGGTCCGACACCATATTCTCAATATGAGCATTCATCTATTCCTGCCACAGTAAAGAAGcttttcaatttaaaatctaATTTCTTGACGAAGAGAGATGCATGGGCTGGTACCTTCGAGAAATACTTTTACATCCGAGATACTCCTCGTGATGATTGTCCAG AAACACTTCCGGAAGTCGATACTGCTTTAAGGCCATTTGGAGCAAAGGAAGATTCAAGTCTGTCAGAATTCCAAATGGAACTGATCCAGCTTGCATCTCAGCTGAACGGCGATTATGTACTCAATTCCTATCCAAATATTGGGAAAAGAATGACAGTGAAAGAAGCAAATAGGTATGCAGAAGATGCAGTGAAGAGGTTTCTTGAAGCTGGAAAGGCTGCACTTAAAGCTGGTGCTAATGAATCTGCCATTGTAACAATGAGGCCTTCCCTTACTAGCAGAGTTCCTGTGGAATCTTACTAA